In Sus scrofa isolate TJ Tabasco breed Duroc chromosome 14, Sscrofa11.1, whole genome shotgun sequence, the sequence CACCCAGACTCAAGGCAACCATAATCCAGTGATCAGCtaagaaaacataaatttgtttccaatactggaggaaaaaaaatgggctcTGACAGACTTGCTGAGAGAAGGATATGTTAGAATCCACAATGGAGTGCCATCCTAAGGGAATTTCAATGTTTAAAACATTGAAGATAGGAGtccccatcttggcgcagcagaaatgaatccaactaggaaccatgaggttgcaggttcgatccctggccccgctcagtgggttaaggatccagcgttgccgtgagctgtgtaggccgcagacatggctcggatctggagttgctgtggctctggcataggccggcagcaacagctctgattagacccctagcctgggaacctccatatgccacacctgcagcccttaaaaagtgTTTTCAATAATAACCTACCACTGATTGAATACATACTACATGTTAGGCACTGTgttaagcacttaataaatattctcatttttcacactacgatttaaaaaatattttttggtaacagctttactgagatataattgcaCTTACTGCTGTAAAGTGTACAATtcgagtttcctggtggtctagcagttaagaatctggtgttgtcactactgtgccttgggttcaatctctggcctgggaacttccacacactgtaggtgcagccaaaaaaatagggTGTAGAGTTCTTTtgtggatcagcgggttaaggatccagctctatcactgcaatggcttaggtcagtgctgtggcatgggttcaatccctagcctgagaacttctgcacaACAGGAgtgcggtcaaaaaaaaaaaaagtgttcaatggttttaaatatattcagAGTTGTACCATCAccacaatgaattttaaaatatttacatcacccccaaaataaacccatacCTTTACCCATCGCCTCCAATACCCTCATCATCCTCATCTCTATGCTGCCACCAATGTACTTTCTATCTCCagagatttgcctattctggacaatCCATATAAATGCACTCAGACAAGACGTGGTTTTTTTGTGACTAGCTTTGCACTTAACATGGACATGGATGaacatgttttcaaaattcatccacgttgtagcatgaatcagtattttattcctttaatgcccaaatatttcattatatgcatataccacattttgtttattttattcacaagttgatggacattttgggttatttttaccttttggctattatgcaTATGCTGCTATGAATTTATAtacgtatgttttcatttctaatgggTATACACATAGGATCAGAATAGCTGGATCAAGTGGTAACATGACATTAAACTTGCTGAAAAACTACCAGACTGTTTTGCAAAATAGCTACATGACTTTACATTCCTACTAGCATTGTATAAGGGTTGCAATTTCTCTCCATCTCATTAACACGTTATTAACTGTCTTTTTGATTACTGTCATTCTAGTGAAAGAAGTGCTGTcatggttttgatatgcatttccagatgactgatgatgctgagcatcttttcatgtgcttattgatcactggtatatcttctttggagaaatatctgttcagatcactgcccattttttaattgagttatttgtccttttattactgagtgagttgtaagagttctatAGATATACTCTGGATATGTGTGGAGAGGTTTAGGTCACAGCAAGTTGTAGGAAAGAACACCTAGGGAATATCCTAATCCTGAGAATGTGATAAGAGAAGGATGACAATACAGTGTATGGTAGAGTACAGGCCCAAATAGAGAGCTGATGTTCATCACTTCTTTGGCAAGAGAGAAACCTCCAGCTTGAGATGTTCTATGCAGACAAGCAACACATGTCAGAAATAAAACAAGTGACTTAAGAAGctccaaactggagttccctggtggctcagcaggttaaggacctggtatcgtcactgctgtggtacagattcaatccctggcctgggaacttccacataccaagggtgaggcaaaaacaaaaaacaaaaaacaaaaaaacaaacaaacaaaaaaaaaaacagcagcagcagctccaaacAGAGTTTATTGTGGTATAGACCAGGTGATAACAAACTTCAGTATATGCAAGTAATGTCAGAAGATAGAACAAGGTAGCAATCCTCACAACCTCCCTCATGATCCCAACCACTTTTCTGACTTACTCATTCTTCCACCACTTCAAGTCATTAATACCTCTATATTTTTGAGCTCAAATTGCCatataagaaaattttttctttggaaGAATAAGGTGCCATTCTTCTCCTTCGTGCCATGTGGTTCAAGTCAGAAAGTATAACTTTCTCACAAAGGAATCTGTTAGGAACTTTAGGCTCTAAAGACTGATACTAGGGCCTTTTGCCACACACTAAATCAAGAATCCTGTCTCTAGAAGCTACGTGTGGCTAACCTCTTAGAAATGAGTCATATCATAGAGGAGCTCCCGTTCAGTTTAGAATCTACCTAGACAAGTGTATTAGGTTTAGGATTTAGCGGGTTTTAAAGTCGGTAATAACCTGGCATCAACATGTCATTTCATCACAACCTCTCCATTTTCTAGACATCCAGTCAGGATCTGGCACAGCTATTTATACCCCGTCATCTACTTTCTCTTCCAATTGCCTCTTATCCAGCTGGCAGGAGCTTCCGAGAAACATAATATAGTAAGTGCTGCAATATACTGGCTGCTTGTTGGGGTTGGAGTACACCTGTTCAGGTTTGAGGGAGGCGAAAGGGTTCGCTCCATAGGCTGTGATGTGTGTATCCAGGTCCGCCAGGATCTGCAAAGAGGCTGCCAACTCCTGATGGCTATGGGAGATAGATAAGAAAAAGTGCTTTGTTGATTATGACAGAGAGAGGAATTGCTCAGAACTTGGTATTTCTGAACTCGTCAATCTCCAAACCTACCGAAGGTTGGACAAGGCACTGGCTATCCCTTTCTCCCAAATGTTTATATTAACTCCTCAATTAACTAGTACAGCACTCTGTTTTAAGGGGATGAGAAAGCTAAGTatgggaaggaagaaaatccTCACCAGAAGGCAGAAGTTGAGCAAGGGGAAGAGAAATGAGCTCATCTACATAAAGAAAGGTGTGAGTAAGTCAGGGAGGTCAAAATAGGAAGATCAAAAATAGAAAGAGGTCAAAACCTGTAAACAGTAATCATTGTAGGGATCTCATAATCACGAAGTAGCAGGAGAGTGGGCAGCCAAGCCTCCATCAAGTCCGCAGAAGCATGGAAACCTATGGAGCAAAAAACGCAGATGGGAATAGAAAGCAGAAGGACTGCAGTAGACCCTAAGAAATATTCTTCTTTGATTGTGTCTAGCCCTCACCTTGCTCACCTCCAATGCTCACTTACCACCATTACCCACCCCAGGTTCTTCAATGGAAAATTATGAAATCAGATGTAGCACATATGGCTAATGATCAACCAAGGTCTTCATTATATTATGTTTAACCTGAACAAATGAATGGGGTTTCGAAGGTACAAGAGTCAGGGTGGAAAATTCCCAAAAGATTGCCCTGGATTCCCCTGAACCAATGACTCTTACCTGGATGGAATGCCACCACCAAATCTGGATGAGGTATCTTCCCAGTCTCTACCTGCTCCTCCCAGAAGTCATGATAGAGGCCCCTGTGGCTACTAAGCTGAATTGTGCCAGGTTCTGGGAGTGAAGCGGAGGGGCTCTGTGAAAAGTCAGCAGCTACATCCACACCCACCATGATTATGTGGAAGCCAAGGTGCCCAGGAAACATGTAGCCAAGCTCATCATAGTCCCCGGGGCGAGTGAGGAATGTCTCTGCATGGGAAGCGCCAATCACATGCACTGTGCTTCCCCCGACCTTCCCAACGTTTATCCCCAAGGCCCGAAGCCCAAAGCCCAGTGTCAAGGGCCGGGACAAGGCATCTGTCAGCAACCGCTTCAAAGAGCCCTGCAGGACACCTGGGTCTGGCCTTGGCCGTCCGACATTGGCCCACAAGGTGGTCATGGCCTGACTACTAAGCACAGCATCCAGTGTAGCATCTAGCTGCAAACATCGCATAGAAAACCAGGTGTCCCAGCCCTGGACAACTTCAGTCGGCCATGACCAAGGTCCTGAGGGTGGGACAAAATCACCTGCAGGAAAGAAGGAGTAAGAAGTGACTTAAGCCTTCCCTGGCTTCAACATTCTCTCCCTGGTCATCTCCCAACCTGTTACCAAGAATGCCCCATCTCCCCCATCCCACTCAGTTCCTCATTTTTTCCTCATGACaacatgctttcatttctttctccaagTATGACCAACTATGACTGCTATGTCAGAGTTCCCGATACCACCACTCCACCTGTGA encodes:
- the MSS51 gene encoding putative protein MSS51 homolog, mitochondrial, which codes for MAPRSRRRRHKKPPSSVAPVVVTPPAIVTPMPLARSEPGPSIDMLGFFSLEDNVPGLSHLILQKLNMKSYEEYKLVLDGGTPVSGFGYRCLQEMFQKMEDTFRFCAHCRALPSGLSDSKVLRHCKRCRNVYYCGPECQRSDWPAHRKVCQELRLVAVDRFMEWLLVTGDFVPPSGPWSWPTEVVQGWDTWFSMRCLQLDATLDAVLSSQAMTTLWANVGRPRPDPGVLQGSLKRLLTDALSRPLTLGFGLRALGINVGKVGGSTVHVIGASHAETFLTRPGDYDELGYMFPGHLGFHIIMVGVDVAADFSQSPSASLPEPGTIQLSSHRGLYHDFWEEQVETGKIPHPDLVVAFHPGFHASADLMEAWLPTLLLLRDYEIPTMITVYSHQELAASLQILADLDTHITAYGANPFASLKPEQVYSNPNKQPVYCSTYYIMFLGSSCQLDKRQLEEKVDDGV